The Oncorhynchus tshawytscha isolate Ot180627B linkage group LG08, Otsh_v2.0, whole genome shotgun sequence genome window below encodes:
- the LOC112256137 gene encoding ubiquitin-conjugating enzyme E2 K isoform X2 — MTLRTVLLSLQALLAAAEPDDPQDAVVANQYKQNPEMFKQTARLWSHVYAGAPSSSPEYTRKIDKLCAMGFDKNAVIVALSSKSWDVETATELLLSN; from the exons ATGACGCTGAGGACAGTGCTGTTGTCACTACAGGCCTTACTGGCAGCTGCAGAGCCAGATGACCCACAGGACGCTGTGGTGGCCAATCAG taTAAGCAGAACCCAGAGATGTTCAAACAGACGGCCAGACTCTGGTCTCATGTGTATGCTGGCGCCCCCTCCTCCAGCCCAGAGTACACACGCAAAATAGACAAACTCTGTGCCATGGGCTTTGACAAA AATGCAGTAATAGTGGCGTTGTCGTCGAAATCCTGGGATGTGGAGACAGCAACAGAGCTACTGCTCAGTAACTGA
- the LOC112257082 gene encoding LOW QUALITY PROTEIN: neuronal acetylcholine receptor subunit alpha-9-II-like (The sequence of the model RefSeq protein was modified relative to this genomic sequence to represent the inferred CDS: substituted 2 bases at 2 genomic stop codons), whose amino-acid sequence MENYSKALWPVEDTDKALWPVEDTDKALWPVEDTDKALWPVEDTDKALWPVEDTDKALWPVEDTDKALWPVEDTDTALWPVEDTETALWPVEDTDKALWPVEDTDTALWPVEDTDKALWPVEDTDKALWPVEDTDTALNVTVQITLSQIKGMSQRLLTRYXXLWIRQMWHNAYLRWNKEDYDGLEVIRIPSSLVWRPDLVLYNKYAQTTSLTNNNCWCMNCNLNLSSFVVVVSYFPFHSQECNLTFGSWTYNGNKVDIAMGMDSEDLPDFVENVKWECHGMPATKIVIMYGCCSDPYPDITYTVLLQRHSSFYIFNLLPHFLISFLAPLGFYLPADSGEKVSLALTVLQLMVAERMPSSDYVPLIGKWYVATMTMITASTALTVFIMNIHFCCADAKPVPHWAKVLIINYMPKIILVYEVRERELCPCHLFPLLFLLTLWTGLLPPPHLQPHHQANGKLGGHSGRENQYRHKHSGSQTPGPQRHPKP is encoded by the exons ATGGAGAACTACTCGAAAGCCCTGTGGCCAGTTGAGGACACAGACAAAGCCCTGTGGCCAGTTGAGGACACAGACAAAGCCCTGTGGCCAGTTGAGGACACAGACAAAGCCCTGTGGCCAGTTGAGGACACAGACAAAGCCCTGTGGCCAGTTGAGGACACAGACAAAGCCCTGTGGCCAGTTGAGGACACAGACAAAGCCCTGTGGCCAGTggaggacacagacacagcccTGTGGCCAGTGGAGGACACAGAAACAGCCCTGTGGCCAGTGGAGGACACAGACAAAGCCCTGTGGCCAGTggaggacacagacacagcccTGTGGCCAGTGGAGGACACAGACAAAGCCCTGTGGCCAGTGGAGGACACAGACAAAGCCCTGTGGCCAGTggaggacacagacacagcccTGAACGTCACCGTGCAGATCACTCTCTCCCAGATCAAAGGCATGTCTCAGAGATTACTGACTAG GTATTGATAGCTGTGGATTCGTCAGATGTGGCACAATGCCTACCTGAGGTGGAACAAGGAGGACTATGATGGCCTGGAGGTCATCCGGATACCCAGCAGTCTGGTGTGGAGGCCTGACCTCGTCCTCTATAACAAGTACGCCC AAACAACCTCCCTTACCAACAATAACTGTTGGTGCATGAATTGTAATTTGAATTTGAGCTCCTTTGTGGTGGTTGTCTCCTACTTCCCCTTCCACAGCCAGGAGTGCAACCTCACATTTGGCTCCTGGACATACAACGGCAACAAG GTTGACATAGCCATGGGCATGGACAGTGAGGACCTGCCGGACTTCGTGGAGAACGTGAAGTGGGAATGCCACGGCATGCCGGCCACCAAGATCGTCATCATGTACGGCTGTTGCTCCGATCCCTACCCTGATATCACCTACACCGTCCTGCTACAACGCCACTCCTCCTTCTACATCTTTAACCTTCTGCCCCActtcctcatctccttcctgGCCCCGCTGGGCTTCTACCTGCCAGCTGACTCTGGGGAGAAGGTGTCCCTGGCCTTGACAGTGCTCCAGCTCATGGTGGCCGAGAGAATGCCGTCGTCTGATTATGTACCCCTTATTG gaAAGTGGTACGTTGCTACCATGACAATGATCACAGCCTCCACAGCTCTCACCGTCTTCATCATGAACATCCATTTCTGTTGTGCCGACGCCAAACCCGTCCCCCATTGGGCCAAAGTCCTCATCATCAACTACATGCCCAAGATCATCTTGGTCtacgaggtgagagagagagaactgtgtccctgccacctcttccccctcctcttcctcctcacacTATGGACAGGACTACTTCCACCACCCCATCTTCAGCCCCACCACCAGGCCAATGGGAAACTGGGAGGCCACAGCGGGCGAGAGAACCAGTACCGCCACAAACACTCCGGATCCCAAACCCCTGGACCTCAACGTCACCCCAAGCCTTGA
- the LOC112256137 gene encoding ubiquitin-conjugating enzyme E2 K isoform X1: protein MANIAVQRIKREFKEVLKSEETSRNQIKVDLVDENFTELKGEIAGPPDTPYEGGRYQLEIKIPETYPFNPPKVRFITKIWHPNISSVTGAICLDILKDQWAAAMTLRTVLLSLQALLAAAEPDDPQDAVVANQYKQNPEMFKQTARLWSHVYAGAPSSSPEYTRKIDKLCAMGFDKNAVIVALSSKSWDVETATELLLSN from the exons ATGGCCAACATCGCGGTTCAAAGGATAAAACGGGAATTTAAAGAGGTTCTCAAAAGCGAGGAG ACGAGTAGAAACCAGATAAAGGTGGACCTAGTGGATGAGAACTTCACAGAGCTGAAGGGGGAGATTGCAGGGCCACCTGACACGCCGTATGAAG GTGGCAGATATCAACTAGAAATTAAAATTCCAGAAACATATCCCTTCAATCCACCAAAG GTGCGATTTATCACAAAGATCTGGCATCCCAACATCAGCTCAGTCACAGGTGCTATATGTCTGGACATCCTCAAAGACCAGTG GGCGGCAGCTATGACGCTGAGGACAGTGCTGTTGTCACTACAGGCCTTACTGGCAGCTGCAGAGCCAGATGACCCACAGGACGCTGTGGTGGCCAATCAG taTAAGCAGAACCCAGAGATGTTCAAACAGACGGCCAGACTCTGGTCTCATGTGTATGCTGGCGCCCCCTCCTCCAGCCCAGAGTACACACGCAAAATAGACAAACTCTGTGCCATGGGCTTTGACAAA AATGCAGTAATAGTGGCGTTGTCGTCGAAATCCTGGGATGTGGAGACAGCAACAGAGCTACTGCTCAGTAACTGA